A genomic window from Ciona intestinalis chromosome 8, KH, whole genome shotgun sequence includes:
- the LOC104265951 gene encoding macrophage mannose receptor 1-like has translation MSSNILSLSIFFLLCVLIKGIPSSVLSSSCPIGFSLHGDFCYKVFSLRKLDHRNAYEACESTGSILIEPTSAEQQQHIQNLFRTAHSFWIGLSSEDGTFEWPDGAEVRYANWAMGFPRPNHDCVIASHRHRYQWINVDCGSRHLFACQHNSSAEPESGLQFRNRNDQPFSCRNKFGYFANPNDCTSYILCVSNENFQYSCAEGSVFVASRSRCEVGATCETRPTQPLTTVAPASESTPEEEENQPDSVAVTCPEGYIRHRRKCYKTFKSYLTWKAANESCAGTEGGRMVVITDRGVADFVHSLVNSDSCQGACRSSHFSDYWIGLNDFEEPEQFVWSDGTALVNVNYENWSKRARKRYKDLKQCVKMSRFYDFQWIDSMCNNANAYICEKEGTVQNEMLLSTLSDQESLAQSRNGPTCGLHRLVGQPLLEGVVGGTRAQPSLHPWQVSLRTRGVHKCGASLINRCWAMTAAHCVALPNVLPRDVPTVAVLGDYEMNVVEDTEERLNILDIHTHPDWSAFPVPTNDISLIRLRNCSVQGIPVCLPTQNISDAFPPGTRCIVSGYGTTKPNREVYPDTLQQATVPLISQAQCTRMYRQSVQERHMRSSMLCAGYKEGGIDSCQGDSGGPLVCTDPTTDSRIQVGIVSWGNGCARRNRPGVYTSTYHYTDWIESVISTVVN, from the coding sequence ATgtcatcaaatattttatcgcTAAGCATTTTCTTTTTACTGTGTGTCCTCATAAAAGGGATTCCGAGTAGTGTCTTGTCGTCTAGTTGTCCAATTGGATTCTCTTTGCATGGCGACTTCTGTTACAAGGTGTTTTCCCTAAGAAAACTGGACCACCGAAACGCTTACGAAGCTTGCGAGTCAACAGGTTCTATCCTTATCGAGCCGACGAGTGCAgagcaacaacaacacattCAGAATTTGTTTCGAACAGCTCACAGTTTCTGGATCGGTCTCTCGAGTGAAGACGGTACGTTTGAATGGCCTGATGGTGCCGAAGTAAGATATGCGAACTGGGCCATGGGTTTTCCAAGACCAAATCATGATTGTGTTATAGCGTCCCACAGGCACCGTTACCAATGGATAAATGTAGATTGTGGCTCGCGTCATTTGTTTGCTTGTCAACATAACTCGTCGGCTGAACCTGAATCAGGTTTGCAGTTTAGAAATCGTAACGACCAACCTTTTTCGTGCCGTAACAAGTTTGGTTACTTCGCGAACCCAAATGATTGCACTTCGTATATACTTTGTGTGAGCAACGAAAATTTCCAGTACAGCTGCGCGGAAGGTTCTGTGTTCGTAGCCAGTCGTTCAAGATGCGAAGTCGGTGCGACTTGTGAAACTAGGCCAACACAGCCACTGACTACTGTGGCACCTGCAAGCGAAAGCACAccggaagaagaagaaaatcaACCTGATTCTGTCGCAGTAACTTGCCCCGAAGGTTACATACGGCACCGTAGAAAATGCTATAAGACTTTTAAATCTTATCTTACATGGAAAGCGGCAAACGAAAGCTGTGCAGGCACTGAAGGTGGACGAATGGTTGTTATAACTGATCGGGGAGTGGCAGATTTTGTCCATAGCCTAGTTAACAGCGACTCGTGCCAAGGTGCGTGCAGAAGTAGCCATTTCTCGGATTACTGGATTGGCCTAAACGACTTTGAAGAACCGGAGCAATTTGTTTGGAGTGACGGGACGGCGCTTGTGAATGTAAACTATGAGAACTGGTCAAAACGGGCCAGAAAACGATATAAAGACTTGAAACAATGCGTGAAAATGTCAAGATTCTATGATTTCCAATGGATTGATTCAATGTGCAACAACGCGAACGCATATATATGCGAAAAGGAAGGAACTGTTCAGAACGAAATGTTATTGAGCACGTTGTCCGACCAGGAGTCGCTCGCTCAAAGTAGAAACGGGCCTACGTGCGGTTTGCATCGCTTGGTTGGCCAGCCGCTTCTAGAGGGAGTAGTCGGGGGCACCAGAGCCCAACCTTCTTTACACCCTTGGCAAGTTTCTCTCCGAACGCGGGGCGTACACAAGTGCGGGGCTTCTCTCATAAATCGTTGCTGGGCAATGACAGCAGCTCACTGCGTTGCTTTGCCCAATGTACTACCTCGTGATGTTCCTACTGTGGCGGTACTTGGAGATTACGAGATGAACGTTGTGGAGGATACCGAAGAGCGCTTAAACATTCTTGACATTCATACTCACCCGGACTGGTCTGCATTTCCAGTACCAACCAATGACATTTCTCTTATACGCTTGCGTAATTGCTCAGTGCAGGGCATTCCTGTGTGTTTGCCGACACAAAACATCAGTGATGCCTTTCCTCCTGGCACGCGCTGTATCGTCTCAGGGTATGGCACTACAAAACCAAACCGAGAGGTTTACCCGGACACACTGCAACAAGCAACGGTTCCTTTGATTTCGCAGGCACAGTGCACTCGCATGTATCGACAGAGCGTCCAGGAGCGCCACATGCGAAGCTCTATGCTCTGTGCCGGCTACAAAGAGGGCGGAATAGATTCTTGTCAAGGAGACAGCGGGGGGCCCTTGGTGTGTACTGACCCCACAACAGACTCTCGGATACAGGTTGGGATCGTATCATGGGGAAATGGTTGCGCCAGGCGAAATAGACCGGGTGTATACACCAGCACATATCATTACACCGATTGGATAGAATCAGTAATTAGCACCGTTGTGAACTAA
- the LOC113474439 gene encoding pulmonary surfactant-associated protein D-like, translating into MEYCSIECTGNEQATSTATSRGNLTSTTGRPGKRGPPGLSGAIGPSGEPGPAGPSGPIGPSGEQGPPGESGPMGPSGEPGPVGPSGPIGPSGEPGQVGESGPIGQSGEPGPPGPKGDSATPCNCTFQTIGAENSLFVRMAVLDHIRTKASVHYDVGLDTNVVYDATSNKISKIFDQGLQQAHMVQNNATIQPTASSNRQNGKKTISFDGRNRWMIANLNLNDQHNINVFIVYKITAYDATASWLTNGLFGNENGGYDKFVSFFPNGDLVVPGLENYVRVSTFPTGANAGAVGVWNVLSVQWKAGGPPNSSSVWCNGQLLGRFQDDVSPGSPSLALGASNILGHHPLKGAIGEFLVYKGISMTDKNIMDHHQYFMHGWAIDGTAA; encoded by the coding sequence ATGGAATACTGTAGTATTGAATGTACTGGAAACGAACAAGCGACAAGCACTGCGACGTCCCGTGGTAATCTTACTTCGACTACTGGTCGTCCTGGCAAACGAGGACCACCCGGACTAAGCGGAGCCATTGGACCATCTGGTGAACCTGGACCAGCCGGTCCAAGTGGACCCATTGGACCATCTGGTGAACAAGGGCCACCCGGCGAAAGTGGACCCATGGGACCATCTGGTGAACCTGGACCAGTCGGCCCAAGTGGACCCATTGGACCATCTGGTGAACCTGGACAAGTCGGCGAAAGTGGACCCATTGGACAATCGGGTGAACCTGGACCACCCGGGCCAAAAGGAGATTCCGCTACACCATGTAATTGTACTTTTCAAACTATAGGAGctgaaaatagtttgtttgtaCGAATGGCTGTGTTAGATCATATTAGGACGAAGGCAAGTGTCCACTACGATGTTGGTTTAGATACGAACGTGGTTTACGATGCTACAAGCAACAAGATATCAAAGATATTTGACCAGGGTCTCCAGCAAGCTCATATGGTACAGAATAATGCGACTATCCAACCAACTGCATCTAGTAACAGACAGAACGGGAAAAAAACTATATCATTTGACGGCAGAAATCGGTGGATGATTGCCAACTTGAACTTAAACGATCAGCATAATATTAACGTCTTTATTGTGTACAAAATCACGGCTTACGATGCTACTGCGAGCTGGTTAACAAACGGACTGTTTGGGAATGAAAACGGTGGGTACGACaaatttgtttctttctttccTAACGGGGATCTGGTGGTTCCTGGCTTAGAAAATTATGTTAGAGTCAGTACATTTCCTACTGGGGCAAATGCTGGCGCAGTTGGCGTATGGAACGTACTGAGTGTACAATGGAAAGCAGGAGGTCCTCCGAACTCCAGCAGCGTGTGGTGTAACGGGCAGCTACTTGGGCGTTTCCAAGATGACGTGTCTCCTGGCTCACCGAGTTTAGCTTTGGGAGCTTCGAACATACTTGGACACCACCCTTTAAAAGGTGCGATCGGGGAGTTTTTGGTTTACAAAGGAATTTCGATGACGGACAAGAACATAATGGATCATCATCAATACTTCATGCATGGATGGGCGATCGATGGAACAGCAGCttaa
- the LOC104265953 gene encoding uncharacterized protein LOC104265953, whose translation MSFKLALIVMVVGLTAGSHSYTKMEYCSIECTGNEQATSTATSRGNLTLTTGRPGKRGPPGPSGPIGPSGERGPPGPSGPIGPSGERGPPGPSGPIGPSGERGPPGPSGPIGSFGEPGPPGSKGDPATPCNCTLQTMGTENSLFVRKAVLDHIRTKASVHYDVGLDTNVVYDATSNKISKIFDQGLQQAHMVQNNAANQPSVSSNRQNGKRFISFDGRNRWMNANLNLDDQHDTNVFIVYKITAYDANTLWRRNGLFGNDNGGLDKYISFFPNGDLIVPRSVGNYVRVSTYPTGANAGAVGVWNVLSVQWKAGVLRTVNYRREMSYKLALAYLMIGLTVVHCYTKMEYCSIECTGNEQATSTATSRGNLTSTTGRPGKRGPPGPSGPVGPSGEPGPAGPSGPIGPSGERGPPGPSGPIGPSGERGPPGPSGPIGPSGEPGPPGSKGDSATPCNCTFQTMGAENSLFVRMAVLYDIRTRASVHYDVGLDTNVVYDATSNKISKIFDQGLQQAHMVQNNAANQPSVSSNRQNGKRFISFDGRNRWMIANLNLDDQHDINVFIVYKITAYDANTAWLRNGLFGNENGDFDKFISFFPNADLMVSGSVGNYVRVSTYPTGANAGAVGVWNVLSVQWKAGGPPNSSSVWCNGQLLTRFQAEVSPGSPSLALGDFNSGGLHSLKGSIGEFLVYKGISMTDKNIRDHHQYFMHGWGI comes from the exons ATGAGTTTTAAACTTGCATTAATCGTTATGGTGGTTGGACTCACTGCTGGCAGTCACTCTTACACGAAAATGGAATACTGTAGTATTGAATGTACTGGAAACGAACAAGCAACAAGCACTGCGACGTCCCGTGGTAATCTTACTTTGACTACTGGTCGTCCTGGTAAACGAGGACCACCCGGCCCAAGTGGACCCATTGGACCATCTGGTGAACGAGGACCACCCGGCCCAAGTGGACCCATTGGACCATCTGGTGAACGAGGACCACCCGGCCCAAGTGGACCCATTGGACCATCTGGTGAACGAGGACCACCCGGCCCAAGTGGACCCATTGGATCATTCGGTGAACCTGGACCACCCGGATCAAAAGGAGATCCCGCTACACCATGTAACTGTACTCTTCAAACTATGGGAActgaaaatagtttgtttgtaCGAAAGGCTGTGTTAGATCATATTAGGACAAAGGCAAGTGTCCACTACGATGTTGGTTTAGATACGAATGTGGTTTACGATGCTACAAGCAACAAGATATCAAAGATATTTGACCAGGGTCTCCAGCAAGCTCATATGGTACAGAATAATGCGGCCAACCAACCGAGTGTATCTAGTAACAGACAGAATGgaaaaagatttatttcatTTGACGGCAGAAATCGGTGGATGAATGCCAACTTAAACTTGGACGACCAGCATGATACTAACGTCTTTATTGTGTACAAAATCACAGCTTACGATGCTAATACGCTTTGGCGAAGAAACGGCCTGTTTGGGAATGATAATGGTGGTTTAGACAAATACATTTCCTTCTTTCCTAACGGAGATCTGATAGTTCCAAGGTCAGTTGGAAACTATGTCAGAGTCAGTACATATCCAACCGGGGCAAATGCTGGCGCAGTTGGCGTATGGAACGTACTAAGTGTACAATGGAAAGCGGGAGTCCTCCGAAC CGTAAACTACCGTCGAGAAATGAGTTATAAGCTTGCATTAGCTTATTTGATGATTGGGCTAACAGTCGTACACTGTTACACGAAGATGGAATACTGCAGTATTGAATGTACTGGAAACGAACAAGCGACAAGCACTGCGACGTCTCGTGGTAATCTTACTTCGACTACTGGTCGTCCTGGTAAACGAGGACCACCCGGCCCAAGTGGACCCGTTGGACCATCTGGTGAACCTGGACCAGCCGGCCCAAGTGGACCCATTGGACCATCTGGTGAACGAGGACCACCCGGCCCAAGTGGACCCATTGGACCATCTGGTGAACGAGGACCACCCGGCCCAAGTGGACCCATTGGACCATCTGGTGAACCTGGACCACCCGGATCAAAAGGAGATTCCGCTACACCATGTAACTGTACTTTTCAAACTATGGGAGctgaaaatagtttgtttgtaCGAATGGCTGTGTTATATGATATTAGGACGAGGGCAAGTGTCCACTACGACGTTGGTTTAGATACGAACGTGGTTTACGATGCTACAAGCAACAAGATATCAAAGATATTTGACCAGGGTCTCCAGCAAGCTCATATGGTACAGAATAACGCGGCCAACCAACCGAGTGTATCTAGTAACAGACAGAACGgaaaaagatttatttcatTTGACGGCAGGAATCGGTGGATGATTGCCAACTTAAACTTGGACGACCAGCATGATATTAACGTCTTTATTGTCTATAAAATCACAGCTTACGATGCTAATACGGCTTGGCTAAGAAACGGCCTGTTTGGGAATGAAAACGGTGACTTCGACAAATTCATTAGTTTCTTTCCTAACGCAGATCTGATGGTTTCGGGGTCAGTTGGAAACTATGTCAGAGTCAGTACATATCCAACCGGAGCAAATGCTGGCGCAGTTGGCGTATGGAACGTACTGAGTGTACAATGGAAAGCAGGAGGTCCTCCGAACTCCAGCAGCGTGTGGTGTAACGGGCAGTTACTTACGCGTTTCCAGGCCGAGGTGTCTCCAGGCTCACCGAGTTTAGCTTTGGGAGATTTCAATTCTGGAGGACTTCATTCTTTAAAAGGTTCGATCGGGGAGTTTTTGGTTTACAAAGGAATTTCGATGACGGACAAGAACATTAGGGATCATCATCAATACTTCATGCATGGATGGGGGATATAA